In a genomic window of Microbacterium amylolyticum:
- a CDS encoding WXG100 family type VII secretion target, whose translation MAQFTVDSTQILATQSEVQAASERLRAEVAFLMGKVHQLESSWQGGASQAFQGLAAEWQVVHLQVEEALQSIARRLQVAGTGYQQVEMDVANIFR comes from the coding sequence ATGGCACAGTTCACCGTCGACAGTACGCAGATTCTCGCTACGCAGAGCGAGGTGCAGGCCGCCTCAGAGCGCCTGCGCGCCGAGGTCGCCTTCCTCATGGGCAAGGTCCACCAGCTGGAGTCCTCGTGGCAGGGAGGTGCCTCGCAGGCCTTCCAGGGCTTGGCAGCGGAATGGCAGGTGGTGCACCTCCAGGTCGAAGAGGCGCTGCAGTCGATTGCGCGACGCCTGCAGGTTGCCGGAACGGGCTACCAGCAGGTCGAAATGGACGTCGCGAACATCTTCCGCTAA
- the groL gene encoding chaperonin GroEL (60 kDa chaperone family; promotes refolding of misfolded polypeptides especially under stressful conditions; forms two stacked rings of heptamers to form a barrel-shaped 14mer; ends can be capped by GroES; misfolded proteins enter the barrel where they are refolded when GroES binds), with translation MAKMIAFDEEARRGLERGLNQLADAVKVTLGPRGRNVVLEKKWGAPTITNDGVSIAKEIELDDPYEKIGAELVKEVAKKTDDVAGDGTTTATVLAQALVREGLRNVAAGADPISLKRGIEKAVQAVSAELLVNAKEIESKEEIAATASISAADPEIGELIAQAIDKVGKEGVVTVEEAQAFGTELELTEGMRFDKGYLNPYFVTDPERQEAVFEEPYILIANQKISNIKDLLPVVEKVMQAGKELVIIAEDVEGEALATLVLNKIRGIFKAVAVKAPGFGDRRKAQLQDIAILTGGQVITEEVGLKLENTELDLLGRARKVIVTKDETTIVEGAGNSEQIDGRVTQIRREIEATDSDYDREKLQERLAKLAGGVAVIKAGAATEVELKERKHRIEDAVRNAKAAVEEGIVPGGGVALIQAAITAFDKLDLSGDEATGARIVRVSIEAPLKQIALNAGLEPGVVAAKVAELATGHGLNAATGEYVDMLAAGIIDPAKVTRSALLNAASIAGLFLTTEVVVAEKPEPASAGAAGPEAGGMDF, from the coding sequence ATGGCAAAGATGATCGCTTTCGACGAGGAGGCCCGTCGCGGTCTCGAGCGCGGCCTCAACCAGCTGGCCGACGCCGTCAAGGTGACGCTCGGCCCGCGTGGCCGCAACGTCGTGCTGGAGAAGAAGTGGGGCGCCCCCACAATCACGAACGACGGTGTGTCGATCGCCAAGGAGATCGAGCTCGACGACCCGTACGAGAAGATCGGCGCGGAGCTCGTCAAGGAGGTCGCCAAGAAGACCGATGACGTCGCTGGCGACGGCACGACGACGGCGACCGTTCTCGCTCAGGCGCTCGTCCGCGAGGGCCTGCGCAACGTTGCAGCCGGAGCCGACCCGATCAGCCTGAAGCGCGGCATCGAGAAGGCCGTTCAGGCTGTCTCCGCCGAGCTTCTGGTGAACGCCAAGGAGATCGAGTCGAAGGAAGAGATCGCGGCGACCGCATCGATCTCCGCCGCTGACCCCGAGATCGGCGAGCTCATCGCTCAGGCCATCGACAAGGTTGGCAAGGAGGGCGTTGTCACGGTGGAAGAGGCTCAGGCCTTCGGCACCGAGCTCGAGCTCACCGAGGGTATGCGCTTTGACAAGGGCTACCTGAACCCCTACTTCGTCACGGACCCTGAGCGCCAGGAAGCCGTCTTCGAAGAGCCCTACATCCTCATCGCGAACCAGAAGATCTCGAACATCAAGGATCTTCTCCCCGTCGTCGAGAAGGTCATGCAGGCGGGCAAGGAGCTCGTCATCATCGCCGAGGACGTCGAGGGCGAAGCTCTTGCGACGCTGGTGCTGAACAAGATCCGTGGCATCTTCAAGGCCGTTGCCGTCAAGGCACCGGGCTTCGGCGACCGTCGTAAGGCGCAGCTGCAGGACATCGCGATCCTCACGGGTGGCCAGGTCATCACGGAAGAGGTCGGTCTCAAGCTGGAGAACACCGAGCTCGACCTCCTGGGCCGCGCACGCAAGGTCATCGTCACCAAGGACGAGACGACCATCGTTGAGGGCGCCGGCAACTCGGAGCAGATCGACGGTCGCGTGACCCAGATCCGCCGCGAGATCGAAGCAACCGACAGCGACTACGACCGCGAGAAGCTCCAGGAGCGCCTCGCGAAGCTCGCCGGCGGCGTTGCCGTCATCAAGGCGGGTGCCGCAACCGAGGTGGAGCTCAAGGAGCGCAAGCACCGCATCGAGGATGCCGTTCGCAACGCGAAGGCAGCCGTCGAAGAGGGCATCGTCCCCGGTGGTGGCGTCGCGCTGATCCAGGCCGCCATCACGGCGTTCGACAAGCTCGACCTCTCGGGTGACGAGGCAACCGGTGCACGCATCGTTCGCGTCAGCATCGAAGCACCGCTCAAGCAGATCGCCCTCAACGCTGGCCTCGAGCCCGGTGTTGTGGCCGCGAAGGTTGCCGAACTCGCCACGGGTCACGGCCTCAACGCCGCCACGGGCGAGTACGTCGATATGCTGGCAGCCGGCATCATCGACCCGGCAAAGGTGACGCGTTCGGCGCTGCTGAACGCTGCATCGATCGCTGGTCTGTTCCTGACGACCGAGGTCGTCGTTGCCGAGAAGCCCGAGCCCGCTTCGGCAGGCGCTGCCGGCCCCGAGGCCGGCGGCATGGACTTCTGA
- a CDS encoding glycoside hydrolase family 3 C-terminal domain-containing protein, which yields MADGVTLDEAERFGARIVRSGQQAIAEAAVAADVVLVAVGNDPHLAGRETADRPHLMLPEVFAEVWRIARRHAEQVVLTIVSSYPYVLGDAFAAETIVWSSHGGQELGNGLVDVLSGDVEPTGRLAQSWPADPAQAGDLFDYDTLRQQATYRHHPEPYAFAFGHGCTYSAVRYEDVQLSEPQVAAPEPTHHHPALVAYERVRLEPGESREVELSFDARRLAVWDDELRIEGAPEDWVHAGALRVQPGAYRIAAGPSADALEVDATLTVAVRS from the coding sequence TTGGCCGACGGGGTCACCCTGGACGAGGCCGAGCGGTTCGGGGCACGGATCGTCCGCTCCGGTCAGCAGGCGATCGCGGAAGCGGCTGTTGCTGCCGATGTTGTCCTCGTCGCCGTCGGCAACGACCCCCATCTCGCCGGACGCGAAACAGCTGATCGTCCCCATCTGATGCTTCCGGAGGTCTTTGCCGAGGTGTGGCGGATTGCGCGCCGGCACGCGGAACAGGTTGTTCTGACGATCGTCTCGAGCTATCCGTACGTTCTTGGCGACGCGTTCGCGGCGGAAACGATCGTCTGGTCGAGCCACGGCGGACAGGAGCTGGGGAACGGGCTTGTCGATGTTCTCAGTGGTGACGTTGAGCCGACGGGGCGTCTTGCTCAATCGTGGCCGGCGGATCCCGCACAGGCGGGCGATCTGTTCGACTACGACACACTGCGCCAGCAGGCCACGTACCGCCACCACCCCGAGCCGTATGCCTTCGCCTTCGGACACGGCTGCACATACTCCGCTGTGCGTTACGAGGACGTGCAGCTTTCGGAACCGCAAGTGGCAGCTCCGGAACCCACGCACCATCATCCTGCGCTGGTGGCGTACGAACGCGTGCGCTTGGAGCCGGGTGAATCGCGCGAGGTCGAGCTGAGTTTCGACGCCCGCCGCTTGGCCGTGTGGGACGACGAGCTGCGAATCGAGGGGGCGCCGGAGGACTGGGTGCATGCGGGCGCGTTGCGCGTGCAGCCGGGGGCGTACCGAATCGCCGCGGGGCCCAGCGCCGACGCGCTCGAGGTTGATGCGACGCTGACGGTTGCTGTGCGTTCGTGA
- a CDS encoding glycosyl hydrolase family 95 catalytic domain-containing protein, whose amino-acid sequence MWNAQLPGPWSSAYTTNINMEMAYWPAETTSLPECHEPLLDFVARVATKTGPAAARALYDADGWVLHHNSDIWGYAAPVGAGHGDPAWACWPMGGVWLSLHMWDRFTFDQDLRALRDEAWPVLEATARFALSWVQTDGETAWTAPSTSPENHYLDESGQQLAITMTATMDAELLRALSDACTRAAQALGRDDAWVTELRAHVDLLPPVRIAADGSIEEWAEPLTPAEPDHRHLSHLVGLFPLGSMTPSRTPDLARAAATSIVNRGAESTGWALAWRAAMWARLGEGARVHGQLRMLLRPAEDAAGQHRGGVYHNLFSAHPPFQIDGNLGFTAAIAEALVQSHEQEIRLLPALPPSWVTGNITGIRCRGGITVDVAWANARVTRVTVRSASRTATTLSGPGLPAVRCDISPNRAMIIESKETS is encoded by the coding sequence ATCTGGAACGCTCAGCTTCCCGGCCCCTGGTCCAGCGCGTATACGACGAACATCAACATGGAAATGGCGTACTGGCCAGCCGAGACGACATCCCTTCCCGAATGCCACGAGCCGCTTCTCGATTTCGTGGCGCGCGTCGCGACAAAAACCGGCCCCGCCGCCGCGCGTGCTCTCTACGACGCTGATGGCTGGGTTCTGCACCACAATTCCGACATCTGGGGGTACGCGGCACCCGTCGGAGCAGGCCACGGTGACCCTGCGTGGGCCTGCTGGCCCATGGGTGGCGTCTGGCTCAGTCTGCACATGTGGGACCGTTTCACCTTCGACCAGGATCTGCGCGCGCTGCGTGATGAGGCGTGGCCCGTTCTTGAAGCAACGGCACGCTTCGCACTCAGCTGGGTCCAAACCGATGGCGAGACCGCCTGGACAGCACCCTCAACCTCGCCCGAGAACCACTACCTCGACGAATCCGGGCAGCAGCTCGCCATCACCATGACCGCGACGATGGACGCCGAACTGCTGCGAGCGCTCTCCGACGCCTGCACACGAGCAGCACAGGCCCTGGGCCGCGATGACGCATGGGTCACCGAACTTCGCGCGCACGTCGATCTGTTACCGCCCGTTCGCATCGCCGCCGACGGCAGCATTGAGGAGTGGGCTGAGCCACTCACCCCCGCAGAACCGGACCACCGCCATCTCTCCCATCTAGTCGGCCTGTTCCCTCTGGGGAGTATGACGCCCAGCCGCACACCGGACCTCGCGCGCGCGGCCGCGACCTCGATCGTGAACCGCGGCGCGGAGTCAACGGGCTGGGCGTTGGCGTGGCGCGCCGCGATGTGGGCACGCCTCGGTGAGGGTGCGCGCGTGCACGGACAGCTGCGCATGCTGCTGCGCCCCGCCGAAGACGCGGCAGGACAGCACCGTGGCGGGGTGTACCACAATCTGTTCAGCGCACACCCGCCATTCCAGATCGACGGGAATCTCGGATTCACCGCAGCCATCGCAGAAGCACTCGTGCAGTCGCACGAGCAGGAGATCCGGTTGCTTCCCGCGCTTCCGCCCTCGTGGGTGACGGGAAACATCACCGGCATCCGGTGCCGCGGTGGCATCACCGTGGACGTCGCGTGGGCGAACGCTCGAGTAACGCGGGTCACCGTGCGGAGTGCGTCCCGCACCGCCACCACCCTCTCCGGACCGGGACTCCCCGCTGTACGTTGCGATATTTCCCCGAATCGCGCCATGATCATCGAGTCAAAGGAAACCTCATGA
- a CDS encoding LacI family DNA-binding transcriptional regulator, which yields MTTIADVARAARVSISTVSYVLSGKRTISPDTKERVTQAIADLNYSPHASARSLASRSTQVIGLQAPLRAGVDVHVVMEIVAGIARAARANRYNILLLTGDDSEALEHAARASAVDALVVMDVESTDPRIETVKNLPAPSVLIGLPSESGDAHCVDFDFEAAGRLAAARLAELGHKRVALFGAPQEVMERHTSYVDRLRQGFIGGCEEHGLSGSVHACPTSTDARATVDGIFAENPSMTGVLFHNEGALPHVAPRIIAGGRDVIAMCPEHLARTVPGLTDTIIVPAEDIGAAAARAALDLLAGTKRDRIELLPPRLGSTSAEA from the coding sequence ATGACGACGATCGCCGATGTTGCGCGGGCCGCACGCGTGTCCATTTCCACCGTTTCGTATGTCCTCAGTGGCAAGCGAACCATTTCACCCGACACCAAGGAACGCGTCACACAGGCTATTGCCGATCTGAACTACAGTCCTCACGCGAGCGCCCGGTCTCTCGCGTCGCGGTCGACGCAGGTGATCGGCCTCCAGGCTCCCCTCCGCGCGGGCGTGGACGTGCACGTTGTGATGGAGATCGTCGCGGGCATCGCACGCGCCGCGCGCGCCAATCGCTACAACATTCTTCTGCTCACCGGTGACGATTCCGAAGCACTCGAGCACGCCGCCCGGGCATCGGCGGTTGACGCTCTTGTGGTCATGGATGTCGAATCCACTGATCCGCGCATCGAGACCGTGAAGAATCTCCCGGCGCCGAGCGTTCTCATCGGCCTCCCCTCCGAGTCCGGCGACGCGCACTGTGTCGACTTCGACTTCGAGGCCGCTGGCCGGCTCGCCGCTGCGCGGCTCGCCGAGCTGGGGCACAAGCGCGTGGCGCTGTTCGGCGCACCTCAGGAAGTCATGGAGCGGCACACTTCCTACGTTGACCGGCTCCGCCAGGGGTTTATCGGCGGGTGCGAAGAACACGGACTGAGCGGATCCGTTCACGCCTGCCCGACCTCAACGGACGCGCGAGCAACCGTCGACGGAATTTTCGCCGAGAACCCCTCAATGACGGGCGTTCTTTTCCACAACGAGGGCGCTCTCCCTCACGTCGCCCCGCGCATCATCGCCGGCGGACGAGACGTCATCGCCATGTGTCCGGAGCATCTCGCACGCACCGTGCCGGGACTCACCGACACCATCATCGTGCCTGCAGAGGATATCGGCGCTGCCGCAGCGCGCGCCGCACTGGACCTGCTGGCGGGAACCAAGCGCGACAGAATCGAGCTGCTGCCGCCACGGCTCGGCTCCACCAGCGCTGAGGCGTGA
- a CDS encoding DUF624 domain-containing protein: MRIDTDSRTLQGATTFLSFIGLNVLLLLTCLPIITIGAATSALFRVSRSTRREGSTRTGTPARAAGR; encoded by the coding sequence ATGCGGATCGACACCGATAGCCGAACCCTGCAGGGCGCGACGACCTTCCTATCGTTCATCGGCCTGAACGTGTTGCTCCTTCTGACCTGTCTTCCGATCATCACAATCGGGGCGGCAACCAGCGCCCTCTTTCGCGTCAGTAGATCCACCCGTAGAGAGGGAAGTACGAGAACAGGAACACCAGCACGAGCAGCGGGACGATAA
- a CDS encoding cold-shock protein, whose product MAQGTVKWFNAEKGFGFITLADGSQDVFVHYSNIEMDGFRILDEGQSVEFSVGAGQKGPQAEAVRPVG is encoded by the coding sequence ATGGCCCAGGGCACTGTGAAGTGGTTTAACGCTGAGAAGGGCTTCGGGTTTATCACCCTGGCCGACGGTAGCCAGGACGTCTTCGTTCATTACTCGAATATCGAGATGGACGGCTTCCGCATCCTCGACGAGGGCCAGTCCGTGGAGTTCTCGGTCGGCGCCGGCCAGAAGGGTCCGCAGGCTGAAGCCGTTCGCCCTGTTGGATAG
- a CDS encoding LytR C-terminal domain-containing protein, which translates to MTFPRDSFDDVPRDAQRVGAHRAQRARFHGLVVLLWWLLAVGILTGIGIIAFLTLSRNETISLPELSPRTEQTQPVVDTSYTVVILNGTWSPDTGDQMRDSIIQMGWDEGAVVPLPSDADDIPTTAVYYSGSEDEAAARGLANALAVDTVTHSDEFASLSDGGLTVVVGTDRVSAP; encoded by the coding sequence ATGACGTTCCCTCGAGACAGTTTCGATGATGTTCCGCGCGATGCGCAGCGTGTTGGCGCCCATCGCGCCCAGCGTGCACGGTTCCACGGCCTGGTCGTTTTGCTGTGGTGGTTGCTCGCGGTGGGAATTCTCACAGGCATCGGCATCATCGCGTTCTTGACGTTGTCTCGCAACGAGACGATTTCGCTCCCTGAGCTGTCACCGCGCACGGAACAGACCCAGCCCGTTGTCGACACGTCGTACACGGTTGTGATCCTCAACGGGACCTGGAGTCCGGACACCGGAGATCAGATGCGCGACAGCATTATCCAGATGGGGTGGGATGAGGGGGCAGTTGTTCCCCTGCCGTCTGATGCGGACGACATCCCGACGACGGCTGTCTACTATTCGGGGAGCGAGGATGAGGCCGCGGCGAGGGGGCTCGCAAACGCTCTTGCCGTTGACACCGTCACCCACAGTGATGAGTTTGCGAGCCTGTCGGATGGCGGGCTGACGGTGGTCGTTGGCACCGACCGTGTTTCCGCGCCGTAA
- a CDS encoding DUF3263 domain-containing protein yields the protein MTDVQHDDAAVASLDERARAVLAFESEWPRPSGAKEEAIRAHLDLEPARYYQLLARLVDDPAAWEHAPMLVARLRRLREQRAAHRARLLR from the coding sequence ATGACGGACGTGCAGCACGACGACGCGGCGGTGGCGAGTCTTGACGAACGTGCGCGCGCGGTTCTGGCGTTTGAGAGCGAATGGCCCCGTCCCTCCGGTGCGAAGGAAGAGGCGATTCGCGCTCACCTGGATCTCGAGCCGGCACGTTACTACCAGCTCCTCGCTCGACTCGTTGATGACCCTGCGGCGTGGGAGCACGCTCCGATGCTCGTTGCCCGGCTCCGTCGTCTGCGCGAACAGCGTGCTGCGCACCGTGCGCGGCTCCTTCGATGA
- a CDS encoding DUF2332 family protein has translation MSEAINEVQERFARFARDEAPGRSARYAEWAAGVADDARIAGVFAPLPSPHRQPPVVFAVTRMLGAPLQSYSAWAEFVWANQERVVAECAVRTTQTNEPLRCVPLLLALERVAGPIALLELGASAGLCLFPDRYSYRFRDDAGRVISLDPDERESAVVLTSDLRGVNAPSRLPNVVWRAGIDVQPRRADEAEDRAWIAGLVWPGEDQRAQRVNAALDVAAASPPLLVAGDAADGHALAALAAQAPKDATLVISTPGVLPHIPRVARERLIDAIRGMDARWITLDSPRLHDAWSTPIADGAEGFALAVDGEVIALSDPLGGWIARLP, from the coding sequence ATGAGCGAGGCGATCAACGAGGTGCAGGAACGATTCGCGCGATTTGCGCGCGATGAGGCTCCTGGCCGCAGTGCTCGGTACGCGGAGTGGGCCGCTGGAGTGGCGGATGACGCCCGCATCGCCGGTGTGTTCGCACCCCTCCCTTCGCCCCATCGCCAGCCGCCCGTCGTTTTCGCTGTGACGCGGATGCTGGGCGCTCCGCTCCAGAGCTACTCCGCCTGGGCGGAGTTCGTGTGGGCGAACCAGGAGCGTGTTGTCGCGGAGTGCGCCGTTCGCACCACCCAGACGAACGAGCCGCTGCGCTGTGTGCCCCTTCTGCTCGCGCTGGAGCGCGTGGCCGGCCCCATCGCTCTTCTTGAGCTGGGCGCCAGCGCGGGCCTGTGTTTGTTCCCCGATCGCTATTCGTATCGCTTTCGCGACGACGCGGGCCGGGTGATCTCCCTCGACCCGGACGAGCGGGAGAGCGCGGTGGTCCTGACATCGGATCTGCGCGGGGTGAACGCTCCGTCGCGTTTGCCGAATGTCGTGTGGCGCGCCGGAATTGATGTTCAGCCGCGCCGTGCCGATGAGGCGGAGGACCGCGCGTGGATCGCGGGTCTGGTGTGGCCGGGAGAGGATCAGCGTGCACAGAGAGTGAACGCCGCGCTCGATGTCGCCGCAGCGTCCCCTCCTCTGCTCGTGGCGGGGGATGCGGCGGATGGTCATGCGCTGGCCGCGCTCGCTGCGCAAGCGCCGAAGGATGCGACGCTCGTGATCTCAACGCCCGGCGTTCTTCCGCACATTCCGCGCGTCGCGCGCGAGCGGCTGATCGACGCGATTCGCGGGATGGATGCGCGATGGATCACCCTCGACAGTCCGCGGTTGCATGATGCGTGGAGCACGCCGATCGCTGACGGTGCCGAGGGGTTTGCGCTGGCGGTCGACGGTGAGGTGATCGCCCTGTCTGATCCGCTCGGCGGGTGGATTGCGCGCCTTCCCTGA
- the msrB gene encoding peptide-methionine (R)-S-oxide reductase MsrB, with protein sequence MAYEVEKSEEEWRAELTPEQYAVLREAGTERAWTGELLDEERSGLYTCAGCGAELFQADTKFDSHCGWPSFYESVRPDAVELIDDTSLGMVRTEVRCAACGGHLGHVFPDGFGTPTGDRYCMNSLSLNFTPDEA encoded by the coding sequence ATGGCATACGAGGTCGAGAAGTCGGAAGAGGAGTGGCGCGCCGAGCTGACGCCCGAGCAGTACGCAGTGCTCCGCGAAGCGGGAACGGAGCGCGCGTGGACGGGAGAGTTGCTCGACGAAGAGCGCTCGGGCCTGTACACCTGCGCAGGATGCGGCGCCGAGCTTTTTCAGGCGGACACGAAGTTCGACTCGCACTGCGGGTGGCCGAGCTTCTACGAGTCGGTTCGCCCCGATGCCGTTGAGCTCATCGATGACACAAGCCTCGGCATGGTGCGCACAGAGGTGCGCTGCGCGGCCTGCGGCGGCCACCTCGGGCACGTCTTCCCTGACGGCTTCGGCACGCCAACGGGCGACCGCTACTGCATGAACTCCCTGTCGCTGAACTTCACGCCC